The following proteins come from a genomic window of Candidatus Poribacteria bacterium:
- a CDS encoding VOC family protein, whose translation MINSVNILDHVAVTVSDMDRSLAFYCGLLGLKEVERHRLEGETISKMAGKPDVIMEVVRLEAPETPGVLLDLQQYVVPAGKVSDAQLGDVAHSHFCFGVPDVWAAYKDLSEKGVEFVSEPVSFDLEWGIVYVVFFKDPDGFILELMQVPIEKKESSH comes from the coding sequence ATGATTAATTCTGTCAACATTCTTGACCATGTAGCGGTAACGGTCAGTGATATGGACCGTTCGTTGGCGTTTTACTGTGGTCTGCTCGGACTGAAAGAGGTTGAACGGCATCGCCTAGAGGGCGAGACTATTTCAAAGATGGCGGGAAAGCCGGATGTGATTATGGAAGTGGTCCGGTTGGAAGCGCCCGAAACGCCGGGGGTTCTGCTTGACCTGCAGCAGTACGTTGTGCCTGCGGGCAAAGTATCTGATGCACAATTGGGAGATGTTGCTCACTCGCATTTTTGTTTCGGTGTGCCAGATGTATGGGCTGCTTACAAAGATCTTTCGGAAAAAGGGGTTGAGTTTGTGTCGGAACCGGTTAGCTTTGATTTGGAATGGGGTATTGTGTATGTAGTGTTCTTCAAAGATCCAGATGGTTTTATCTTAGAGCTAATGCAGGTCCCGATTGAGAAAAAGGAATCCAGTCATTAG
- a CDS encoding phytanoyl-CoA dioxygenase family protein: protein MDTSPNKHAPAHEQYERNGYAIFRDVLDSDLVQEAGNHVDWLLEKNPDLRPEHLHHRLVREDPFWVRLISDSRLLDIAEIFIGPNIALFASHYISKPPTDGRPVLWHQDGSYWPLTPMEVVTLWLAVDDSTPTNGCMRVIPGTHQMELHEMQRTVDVPNVLSSHMDPTLVDESKAVDFVLKAGDVSVHHPNIIHGSNPNTSAQRRCGLTIRYIPTSTRITSKEPWPCAFLLRGEGVPNVNDYAPRPKYIEGFHMPFRGCEDWAG, encoded by the coding sequence ATGGACACTTCGCCGAACAAACATGCTCCCGCTCATGAGCAATACGAACGCAACGGTTACGCTATTTTTAGGGATGTTCTGGATTCAGACTTGGTTCAAGAGGCAGGTAATCACGTTGATTGGCTGCTCGAAAAGAACCCCGATCTACGTCCGGAACATTTACACCATCGTCTTGTCAGAGAGGATCCGTTCTGGGTCCGGCTGATTAGCGATTCGCGCCTGCTCGATATCGCAGAAATCTTTATCGGACCCAACATCGCGCTGTTCGCATCGCACTACATCAGCAAGCCACCCACCGACGGAAGACCCGTCCTATGGCATCAGGATGGTAGCTATTGGCCCCTGACACCGATGGAGGTTGTTACGTTGTGGCTCGCTGTCGATGATTCGACCCCGACGAATGGTTGTATGCGGGTTATCCCCGGTACGCATCAAATGGAACTCCATGAAATGCAGCGTACCGTTGATGTCCCTAACGTCCTCAGCTCACATATGGATCCCACCTTGGTTGATGAGTCCAAGGCAGTTGACTTTGTGCTCAAGGCCGGTGACGTTTCGGTGCATCACCCAAACATTATTCACGGATCCAACCCAAATACCTCCGCACAGCGGCGTTGTGGTTTAACTATTCGCTATATCCCAACAAGCACACGAATTACCTCAAAGGAGCCTTGGCCCTGTGCCTTTCTATTGCGCGGAGAGGGTGTTCCTAACGTGAACGACTACGCACCACGTCCGAAATACATCGAGGGATTTCACATGCCTTTTCGGGGATGCGAAGATTGGGCCGGGTAA